Proteins found in one Megalobrama amblycephala isolate DHTTF-2021 linkage group LG5, ASM1881202v1, whole genome shotgun sequence genomic segment:
- the rps6kl1 gene encoding ribosomal protein S6 kinase-like 1, with amino-acid sequence MAKKDYLLDAAQQIRMALDREVNEDYEAAFSYYKNGVDLLLNGVQVDPNKERREAVKRKTTQYLKRAEEIFISYLQDNISKGSTHLGGYSSLRFRSIRHLSSPVENLAMCKVVGIIDKVLTVESLISKETFIVKSLPKSSWESRERSTIIPQGVPFMVKLLKYYVSEDTVFLHLEHVQGGRLFSRLHRVRSEAVREYPECFSPNQHKIYLKNSYTLPSLHQEIYLNENCERTTPLERAGCPADHCLENCRTRSYCEDTGRQQGGSPGLCAMRTDNALPSDGSHNVLNSLPQDNIPLPVHPCVIVDTRDPLDVTSDLLGNDVRIERIDSCIDLNKAWNSLEPAQDCKNFTVPGSNSDILGFSSAAQITSASLFGENAQPTLCNTVDVLPQRVRIVPNTSHLPPRNQAHDGFPHEQGVTNYKLSGNGQLSQFVAELSKVSSHCNPFECTTQKQEGISLDCTKMTSRVNTVDMVREVGNEDMENWRIFSPSYKQPQVGIISFPSAPTTNSSCWSETKLEDPQMEQLVKVDGLGHHIQNKAKNFSAKWKWGRQGLPEDKVRLWGAQILLALESLHEQGIMCQDLNPRNVLLRSSGEACLTYFGQWTEVQPEINPKAMEEMYCAPEIGGVSKITEACDWWSLGALLYELLTGMPLWQCHPTGVHPHTPLHIPEFLSTAAASLLTELLQYDACYRLGSGGGGVSDIKCHPFFTSVPWLTLSRSLTP; translated from the exons TGGATCCAAATAAAGAGAGACGTGAAGCCGTAAAGCGGAAGACCACGCAATATCTGAAGAGAGCCGAGGAGATCTTCATCTCTTACTTACAGGACAACATCTCTAAAGGATCCACTCATTTAGGA GGTTATAGTAGCTTACGGTTTCGGTCGATCAGACATCTAAGTTCGCCGGTGGAGAATCTGGCGATGTGCAAAGTCGTTGGAATCATTGATAAG GTGCTGACGGTTGAAAGTCTGATAAGCAAGGAGACATTTATTGTTAAG AGTTTACCCAAGTCGAGCTGGGAGAGTCGTGAGAGGTCGACCATCATTCCTCAGGGAGTGCCCTTCATGGTGAAGCTGCTAAAATACTATGTCAGTGAAGACACTGTGTTCCTTCATCTAGAACATGTTCAAG GTGGAAGACTCTTTTCCAGACTTCACAGGGTCAGAAGTGAAGCAGTCAGGGAGTATCCAGAGTGCTTCAGCCCCAACCAGCACAAGATCTACCTGAAGAACAGCTACACCCTCCCTTCTCTCCACCAGGAGATTTACCTCAATGAGAACTGTGAGAGAACTACACCTCTTGAGAGGGCAGGGTGCCCAGCCGATCATTGTCTTGAGAACTGTAGAACCCGTTCCTACTGTGAAGATACGGGGCGCCAACAGGGGGGTTCTCCAGGCTTGTGTGCAATGAGGACAGATAATGCGCTTCCTTCTGATGGTTCACACAATGTTCTTAATTCTTTACCTCAGGATAATATCCCTCTTCCCGTTCATCCCTGTGTGATTGTGGACACTCGGGATCCTCTTGATGTCACTTCTGACCTTCTAGGAAATGATGTCCGGATTGAGCGAATTGACTCTTGCATAGATCTAAATAAAGCTTGGAATTCTTTAGAACCTGCTCAGGATTGTAAAAATTTCACTGTTCCAGGATCAAACTCGGATATTCTAGGATTCAGCAGTGCAGCTCAGATTACTTCAGCCTCTTTATTTGGTGAAAACGCACAACCAACCCTTTGCAACACAGTTGATGTACTTCCACAGAGAGTTCGGATAGTTCCAAACACATCACATTTACCTCCACGAAACCAAGCACATGATGGATTTCCTCATGAACAGGGTGTCACTAACTATAAACTCAGTGGAAATGGACAGCTTTCACAGTTTGTGGCTGAATTGAGCAAAGTCAGTTCTCATTGCAATCCATTTGAATGTACAACTCAAAAGCAAGAGGGTATCTCTTTAGACTGCACAAAGATGACTTCTCGGGTTAACACTGTTGATATGGTGAGGGAGGTTGGGAATGAGGACATGGAAAACTGGCGTATATTCAGCCCTTCATATAAACAACCACAAGTTGGCATTATATCCTTCCCATCAGCACCTACTACAAACAGCTCCTGTTGGAGTGAGACTAAACTAGAAGACCCTCAGATGGAACAGCTGGTGAAGGTTGATGGATTGGGCCATCATATCCAAAATAAGGCTAAGAATTTCAGTGCCAAATGGAAGTGGGGTAGACAGGGACTCCCCGAGGACAAGGTGCGACTGTGGGGGGCTCAGATTCTGTTGGCCTTGGAAAGTCTTCACGAGCAGGGCATCATGTGTCAGGACCTCAACCCAAGAAATGTTCTACTTCGCAGCAGTG GTGAGGCATGTCTTACGTACTTTGGACAGTGGACAGAAGTTCAGCCTGAAATTAACCCTAAAGCAATGGAAGAGATGTACTGTGCACCAG AAATTGGAGGCGTGTCGAAAATCACAGAGGCATGTGATTGGTGGAGTCTTGGAGCTTTGTTATATGAGCTTCTTACCGGCATG CCGCTGTGGCAATGCCACCCTACAGGCGTTCACCCTCACACTCCCCTCCATATCCCAGAGTTCCTCAGTACTGCAGCTGCCTCGCTTCTCACTGAG CTTCTCCAGTATGACGCATGTTATCGTCTGGGATCAGGAGGCGGCGGCGTGAGCGACATCAAGTGCCATCCGTTTTTTACCTCGGTCCCGTGGCTCACACTCAGCCGGTCACTGACGCCGTAG